AGGCGGCTCGACTTACAAACACCAACAATACCAATGGCTTACGGAGAACTTTTAACTGTCGAGTTGAGAACTTACTACTGTCCAGTTACAATAATTAGATGAATATTTACGAAACAATCAAGCTGGCTATAAGTAATTTTCTCTCCTATCCCTTGCGGTCATCCTTGACTACCCTGGGGGTTATTATTGGGGTGGCCTCGCTTATGTTAGTGCTTTCCATTATCGAGGCCGGCCGGCAGAGGATTATGGGTGAGATCAATGAGATGGGCACTGACCTGGTCTGGATTTATCCTGATTCCAGCAAGACAGACAAGGCCGGTAGACCACTGGCCAAGCTTTCAGCCGAAGACCTGGAGGCTATTAGAAGAGAATGTCCGGCGGTGGTGGCTATATCTCCGGAGATAAGCGCCGCTCTTGAGGCTAACGGTCCTGGCCGACATATGACACTTTCTGTGACAGGAATATTTCCCGGCTACGAGGAGATTAACCGATTGTCTATTTTTAGAGGGAGATTTCTTGGCGAAATAGATGCCTCTCTCTGCCGCCGGGTCTGTGTAGTCGAGGAGGGAGTAGAGACCAGGAAATTGTTCGGAGCGGCTGATCCCCTGAATCAGGATATCCTGTTGGGTGGGGTGGAATTTAAGGTGGTGGGAGTTGTTAAAGAAGAGGAGACCAGGAGAGGAAAAGGGGAAGCGGAGATATATCTGCCTATGACTACCCTGCAGCAGATGGTGGGCAGGCAGGAGTTCAGTGCGGTTACGGCCAGGGTAGGCAGTACAGAAGGAATCAGGCAGATAACTACTGTCCTGGCCAGGAGGCATCAGGGTAGGGATGAATTTGGGGTTAATTCGGCGGCGGAATTGATTAAACGGTCGAATAAGATAGCCCATATTGTTGCCTTAGTAGGTGGAATTATTGCCGGTATTTCGCTTTTAGTGGGCGGCATAGGGATAGCCAATATCATGCTAGTCACAGTGACGGAACGGACCAGGGAAATCGGGATACGCAAGGCCATTGGAGCCAAATCCCGGCTTATCCTGGCCCAGTTTTTGACCGAGGCCGTGCTTTTGAGCCTTCTTGGTGGGCTGACCGGTATGGGGATCGGATTGGCCGGGGCCAGGCTGATTTCGACCATCTTTAAATTGCCCCTGTCAACCCCGATTTGGATTATTGCAGTTGGGGTGTTCTTTTCGGCCATGACCGGGATTATTTCGGGGTTGTATCCGGCCTATCGGGCGGCTAAATTACATCCGATTGAGGCCTTGAGATATGAGTAGGAAACTATTTACCGCAGAGGGCGCTGAGATTAGATTAAGATGATTCAGATGAAGAGGATACAGAAGATTTATCAGATG
The genomic region above belongs to bacterium and contains:
- a CDS encoding ABC transporter permease, which gives rise to MNIYETIKLAISNFLSYPLRSSLTTLGVIIGVASLMLVLSIIEAGRQRIMGEINEMGTDLVWIYPDSSKTDKAGRPLAKLSAEDLEAIRRECPAVVAISPEISAALEANGPGRHMTLSVTGIFPGYEEINRLSIFRGRFLGEIDASLCRRVCVVEEGVETRKLFGAADPLNQDILLGGVEFKVVGVVKEEETRRGKGEAEIYLPMTTLQQMVGRQEFSAVTARVGSTEGIRQITTVLARRHQGRDEFGVNSAAELIKRSNKIAHIVALVGGIIAGISLLVGGIGIANIMLVTVTERTREIGIRKAIGAKSRLILAQFLTEAVLLSLLGGLTGMGIGLAGARLISTIFKLPLSTPIWIIAVGVFFSAMTGIISGLYPAYRAAKLHPIEALRYE